One window of the Spirochaetota bacterium genome contains the following:
- a CDS encoding HAMP domain-containing protein: MKLSWKNLSISKKIILLSSLIILSFAVTVFAYLIPLFQDESIRMKKEKVRDIVATALSVIEAIDKEYAAAGKTKEDAQKSAVGQLRGIRYGDEGKDYVWINDFQPVVIMHPFASDLEGKNVGEKTDPTGKKFFKEMVRICQEREAGYVEYMWQYKDQKERVVPKISFVKAYKPWGWIIGTGVYYEDVRESILSTVVRILQIFGGIIGISILLSLFVSRKISKSIRVVVGRLQELASAEGDLTGRLPVESGDEVGELSLVLNRFLDQFEGLVVEIMDSSRALSQAVGEISTGNQDLSDRTSRQASSLEEVASSLEQAVASVRQNAENTMAANGLASETVRIGEEGNRIVLSAVESIRELSHSSEKISEIVEAINGIAFQTNLLALNAAVEAARAGDSGRGFAVVAAEVRNLAQRVQGSAKEIGVLIKEALEKMQETNSRAGKSSEALQNITESIKRVGGLISEISAASEEQRQGMDQINAAVTDMDRIGQQNAALVEQTAAASEEMSRQVEVLLEKVSRFKTSEHSRERSPA; the protein is encoded by the coding sequence ATGAAGCTGTCGTGGAAAAATTTAAGCATAAGTAAAAAGATAATCCTGCTTTCCTCGCTCATCATTCTCTCATTCGCCGTAACGGTGTTCGCCTATCTTATTCCGCTTTTCCAGGACGAGAGCATTAGGATGAAAAAGGAAAAGGTCCGCGATATAGTCGCTACCGCCCTGAGCGTGATAGAAGCGATCGACAAGGAATATGCGGCCGCGGGGAAAACGAAGGAGGATGCGCAGAAAAGCGCCGTCGGGCAGCTGCGCGGTATCAGGTACGGGGACGAGGGCAAGGATTACGTCTGGATAAATGATTTTCAGCCGGTCGTCATCATGCACCCGTTCGCGAGCGATCTCGAGGGGAAGAACGTCGGTGAAAAAACCGACCCCACGGGGAAAAAGTTTTTCAAGGAAATGGTCCGCATCTGTCAGGAACGAGAGGCGGGCTATGTCGAATACATGTGGCAGTACAAAGACCAGAAGGAACGTGTGGTGCCCAAAATATCGTTCGTGAAAGCGTACAAGCCATGGGGCTGGATAATCGGGACAGGGGTCTATTACGAAGACGTCCGCGAAAGCATCCTGAGCACGGTGGTGCGCATACTCCAGATTTTCGGTGGAATCATCGGGATCTCCATTTTGCTCTCGCTCTTCGTTTCCAGGAAAATTTCAAAGTCCATCCGCGTGGTGGTGGGGCGACTCCAGGAACTCGCCAGCGCGGAGGGGGACCTCACCGGGAGGCTGCCTGTGGAATCCGGTGACGAGGTGGGCGAACTCTCGCTGGTGCTCAACCGTTTCCTGGACCAGTTCGAGGGGCTGGTCGTAGAGATCATGGATTCATCCCGCGCGCTTTCACAGGCCGTGGGGGAAATCAGCACCGGAAACCAGGACCTTTCGGACCGCACCTCCCGCCAGGCGTCCTCTCTCGAGGAGGTGGCATCCTCGCTGGAACAAGCGGTCGCGTCGGTCCGCCAGAACGCTGAAAATACTATGGCCGCGAACGGACTGGCGAGCGAGACGGTGAGGATAGGCGAGGAAGGGAACCGCATCGTTCTCTCGGCGGTTGAATCCATTCGCGAGCTCAGCCATTCGAGCGAGAAAATCAGCGAGATCGTGGAGGCCATTAACGGCATCGCCTTTCAGACGAACCTCCTTGCGCTCAACGCGGCTGTCGAGGCGGCCCGGGCGGGAGACAGCGGGCGCGGATTCGCGGTCGTCGCGGCCGAGGTGCGCAACCTGGCCCAGCGGGTCCAGGGATCGGCGAAAGAAATTGGGGTTCTGATAAAAGAGGCGCTCGAAAAGATGCAGGAGACCAACAGCCGCGCGGGTAAGAGTTCCGAGGCGCTGCAGAACATCACGGAATCGATCAAGCGCGTGGGAGGTCTAATCTCGGAAATCTCCGCGGCGAGCGAGGAACAGCGCCAGGGCATGGACCAGATAAACGCCGCCGTCACGGACATGGACAGGATCGGCCAGCAGAACGCCGCGCTCGTGGAGCAGACGGCCGCGGCGAGCGAGGAGATGTCGCGGCAGGTCGAGGTGCTCCTCGAAAAGGTGAGCCGGTTCAAGACAAGCGAACATTCCAGAGAGCGCTCCCCGGCTTGA